One Neodiprion pinetum isolate iyNeoPine1 chromosome 1, iyNeoPine1.2, whole genome shotgun sequence genomic window carries:
- the LOC124217274 gene encoding peroxidase: protein MGSRKRLAGVFAIIFIAQASATVDDFLNLTPNGNSVPRRTESRKSRYVSYAGDNVPLLFPISSHNIFFGQTPVVYQPYGAATGEVVGNSQPNQSSQQSQATCGDRFNGVCEKSRYRTFDGSCNNPYNPTWGQANTRYARLLPSNYADGIHEPTRSVSGNSLPLSREVSLVLFPDVKVEDKMWTLANMQWGQIVTHDMAMIDGSTQSKAHPTRCCTDDGQFLTSALNSPLCYPIVVPPNDPVHAPSGTKCLNFVRSTTDLDRGCSSLNEPAEQLTTVTGWLDLSIVYGSDDQTAASLRAGIGGRLNVDVRNGREWPPAALNKSAICDVESDAEICYRTGDARANQNPQLTVMQIMLLREHNRIADVLAHLNPHWTDDIVFQEARRIAIAQHQYITYYEWLPIFLGVENSLCHKIIYDTNGYVDDYSPSINPSILNEHSNAAFRYFHSLIAGRLQLVNEHRFAFTYNSLRLSDHFNQPGVIEQGDNMNDLIRGLGTQPEEASDQYFTSEVTQFLFRAGKTFGSDLRATDIQRSRDHGLASYNQVRQYCGLPKARRWADFTDYISPENVEKLARLYETPDDVDLTVGGSLESHVNGALAGPTFVCILLEQFYRTRAGDRFWFESSDQDVAFTPEQLTEIRKSSISKLFCDNGDNIKLMQPRGFEIVSEQNPLIKCNDLPGIDLSLWRAVDPRYRERHYRPHVFRQ from the exons ATGGGGAGCAGAAAAAGGCTCGCCGGCGTCTTCGCTATAATTTTTATAGCTCAAGCATCGGCGACGGTTGACGATTTCCTGAACTTGACACCGAACGGCAATTCAGTTCCAAGACGAACAG AGTCAAGGAAGAGTCGTTACGTCAGCTATGCAGGTGATAACGTACCGTTGCTTTTCCCAATCTCGTCGCACAACATCTTTTTTGGACAAACTCCGGTAGTCTATCAACC GTACGGCGCTGCAACAGGAGAAGTCGTTGGCAATAGTCAGCCAAATCAATCCAGCCAACAGAGCCAAGCGACCTGCGGCGATAGATTCAACGGTGTCTGTGAAAAATCGAGGTACAGGACCTTCGACGGGTCCTGCAATAATCCTTACAACCCAACTTGGGGCCAGGCAAATACCCGGTACGCTCGACTCCTGCCCTCCAATTACGCCGAcg GAATCCACGAGCCGACCCGCTCCGTTAGCGGAAACAGTCTTCCTCTCTCCCGGGAGGTCAGCCTCGTTCTTTTCCCGGACGTCAAGGTGGAGGACAAGATGTGGACGCTGGCGAACATGCAGTGGGGCCAAATCGTCACCCACGACATGGCCATGATCGACGGATCCACGCAGTCCA AGGCCCATCCAACGAGATGCTGCACCGACGATGGCCAGTTCCTGACCTCAGCCCTCAACAGCCCCCTTTGCTACCCCATCGTCGTACCGCCCAACGACCCTGTTCACGCTCCATCCGGAACAAAGTGCTTAAACTTTGTTCGTAGTACGACTGACCTCGACCGTGGATGCTCCTCGTTGAACGAGCCTGCGGAACAG TTGACCACCGTCACGGGTTGGCTTGACCTCTCCATTGTCTACGGATCGGACGATCAGACCGCGGCCAGTCTTCGGGCCGGTATCGGAGGTCGTCTCAACGTCGACGTTCGCAACGGCAGAGAATGGCCACCGGCGGCACTGAACAAGAGCGCGATTTGCGACGTGGAGAGCGACGCCGAGATCTGCTACCGAACAG GAGACGCCAGGGCGAATCAAAATCCTCAGCTGACGGTTATGCAGATAATGCTCCTCAGGGAGCATAATCGAATCGCTGACGTACTCGCTCATCTCAATCCCCACTGGACCGATGATATAGTTTTCCAAGAAGCCAGACGCATCGCGATTGCTCAGCACCAATACATCACCTACTACGAGTGGCTGCCAATTTTCTTAG GGGTCGAGAACTCGCTGTGccataaaataatttacgacACGAACGGATACGTCGATGATTATTCACCCTCGATAAACCCGAGCATACTAAACGAGCACTCGAATGCCGCATTCAGATACTTCCATTCGTTGATTGCTGGAAGACTTCA GTTGGTGAACGAGCACAGATTCGCTTTCACGTACAACAGCCTGCGGCTCAGTGACCACTTCAATCAACCCGGAGTCATAGAGCAGGGCGACAATATGAACGACCTTATCCGCGGTCTCGGAACACAGCCCGAAGAAGCAAGTGACCAATATTTTACCAGCGAG GTAACCCAATTCCTGTTCCGTGCTGGAAAAACCTTCGGCTCTGACCTCCGAGCCACCGATATTCAGAGGAGCAGAGACCACGGGCTCGCTTCTTACAACCAGGTCCGTCAATACTGCGGATTGCCGAAAGCACGTCGGTGGGCTGACTTCACTGACTACATATCGCCGGAG aACGTCGAGAAGTTGGCTCGGCTCTATGAGACTCCCGATGACGTTGACCTGACGGTTGGAGGTTCCCTGGAATCGCACGTGAACGGAGCGTTGGCGGGTCCAACCTTCGTCTGCATTCTTCTCGAACAATTCTACCGCACAAGAGCCGGAGACAGATTCTGGTTCGAGTCGTCGGATCAGGACGTCGCCTTTACACCTG AGCAACTAACCGAGATACGAAAGAGCAGTATATCGAAATTATTCTGCGACAACGGGGATAATATAAAACTGATGCAGCCCAGAGGCTTTGAAATCGTTTCGGAACA gaatcCTCTCATCAAGTGCAACGACTTGCCTGGCATCGATCTTTCGCTCTGGAGGGCCGTCGATCCTCGATACCGCGAAAGACATTACCGCCCGCATGTTTTCAGACAATAG